Proteins encoded by one window of Emticicia oligotrophica DSM 17448:
- the ispG gene encoding (E)-4-hydroxy-3-methylbut-2-enyl-diphosphate synthase: protein MLLEIQKKYCKSLTAYSRRQTNQVRIGDLYLGSDYPIRVQSMTTVDTMDTIGSVEQSIRMIESGCELVRITAPSVKEAQNLENIKNELRKRGYQTPLVADIHFTPNAAELAARIVEKVRINPGNYADKKRFEVIDYTNESYANELERIRERFLPLVRICKEYGTAMRIGTNHGSLSDRILSRYGDTPLGMVESALEFLRICEDENYYNIVISMKSSNPQVMVQAYRLLVQRLEEEKLKPYPLHLGVTEAGEGEDGRIKSSMGIGTLLEDGLGDTVRVSLTEDPEFEAPVARSLITKSADFRAKSDFGKNDSANLEVSPINPYSYSRRETFEVGNFGGLNVPRVVADYSDIVVEAHDDLKAIGHFYLPLPDKWRMNDLGADYIYSGKNLIPFMLPNGLKEILDYETWLTQTDKINKLPFYSVEEFFNPSKQLHSTMNFVGVSLDDLTPVFVEYIKSYQNAIIVAKANTETAMVELRSFYFQLLKYSIKNPVILSKSYGAISESDFQLYAATDFGGVLIEGFGDGIMIGLPNFSTKNEKLERLKTVNSTSFGILQAARTRMSKTEYISCPSCGRTLFDLQETTAMIRKRTDHLKGVKIGIMGCIVNGPGEMADADYGYVGIGKDKIALYRGQTVMKKSVHADNAVDELIELIKEDGRWFEPEVLEYAE from the coding sequence ATGTTATTAGAAATACAAAAAAAATATTGTAAGTCATTGACAGCGTATTCACGTCGTCAAACAAACCAAGTGAGAATTGGTGATTTGTATTTGGGTTCAGATTACCCCATAAGAGTACAGTCAATGACTACAGTAGATACGATGGACACAATAGGCTCAGTTGAGCAATCAATTAGAATGATTGAGAGCGGTTGTGAATTGGTCCGTATTACTGCACCAAGTGTAAAAGAAGCTCAAAATTTAGAGAATATAAAAAATGAATTGCGAAAAAGGGGCTACCAAACACCCTTGGTTGCTGATATTCATTTCACGCCAAATGCAGCCGAACTCGCTGCTCGAATAGTAGAAAAAGTTCGAATAAACCCCGGGAATTATGCCGATAAGAAACGTTTTGAAGTAATTGATTATACTAACGAAAGTTATGCCAATGAGTTAGAGAGAATACGTGAGCGTTTCTTACCGTTGGTAAGAATTTGTAAAGAATACGGAACAGCCATGAGGATTGGTACTAATCATGGTTCATTATCTGACCGCATTTTAAGTAGATACGGTGATACTCCGCTCGGAATGGTTGAATCTGCTTTGGAATTCCTAAGAATTTGTGAAGATGAAAATTATTATAACATTGTAATTTCAATGAAATCTTCAAATCCACAAGTGATGGTGCAGGCCTATCGTTTGTTGGTTCAAAGACTTGAAGAAGAAAAACTTAAACCATATCCATTGCATTTAGGCGTAACAGAAGCAGGTGAAGGTGAAGATGGGCGAATAAAGTCTTCCATGGGAATTGGTACTTTGTTAGAAGATGGATTAGGAGATACGGTGCGTGTAAGTTTAACAGAAGACCCCGAATTTGAAGCCCCTGTGGCACGTTCATTAATTACTAAAAGTGCTGATTTTAGAGCAAAAAGTGATTTTGGAAAAAATGATTCGGCTAATTTAGAAGTTTCACCGATAAATCCATACAGTTATAGCAGAAGAGAAACGTTTGAAGTAGGAAACTTTGGTGGTTTAAATGTGCCGAGAGTAGTGGCTGATTACTCAGATATTGTAGTAGAGGCACACGATGATTTAAAAGCAATTGGACATTTTTATTTGCCACTTCCTGATAAGTGGAGAATGAATGATTTAGGTGCAGATTATATCTATTCAGGTAAAAATTTGATTCCATTCATGTTGCCAAATGGTCTAAAAGAAATTTTAGATTATGAAACATGGCTTACTCAAACTGATAAAATCAATAAACTTCCATTCTATTCGGTAGAAGAATTTTTTAATCCTTCTAAACAATTACATTCTACAATGAATTTTGTTGGAGTAAGTTTAGATGACCTAACTCCAGTTTTTGTAGAATATATTAAATCATACCAAAATGCAATTATTGTTGCTAAAGCAAATACTGAAACTGCAATGGTGGAATTGAGAAGTTTTTATTTCCAACTTTTAAAATATTCTATCAAAAATCCTGTAATTTTAAGTAAAAGTTATGGGGCAATTTCAGAAAGCGATTTCCAGTTATACGCTGCAACCGATTTTGGTGGAGTTCTAATAGAAGGATTTGGTGATGGTATTATGATAGGACTTCCTAATTTTTCAACAAAAAACGAAAAATTAGAAAGATTGAAGACCGTAAATAGTACTTCTTTTGGAATTTTGCAGGCAGCACGTACTCGCATGAGTAAAACCGAATATATTTCATGCCCTTCTTGTGGTAGAACTTTATTTGATTTACAAGAAACTACGGCCATGATTAGAAAACGTACTGACCATTTAAAAGGTGTTAAAATCGGTATTATGGGCTGTATAGTAAATGGACCAGGTGAAATGGCTGATGCAGATTATGGCTATGTGGGTATTGGTAAAGATAAAATTGCTCTTTATCGAGGTCAAACCGTAATGAAGAAATCAGTACACGCAGATAATGCAGTTGATGAGTTAATTGAACTTATCAAAGAAGATGGAAGATGGTTTGAGCCAGAAGTTTTAGAATACGCGGAATAA
- a CDS encoding DUF6728 family protein has translation MLEKFKSFLSIGPVFSYFFRVFRKDTDGKYPHSFNLKMMHGINKISILMFLVCLVIMVVRCATR, from the coding sequence ATGTTAGAAAAGTTTAAATCCTTTTTATCAATTGGTCCGGTTTTTAGTTATTTTTTTCGAGTGTTTCGAAAAGATACTGATGGTAAGTACCCGCATAGCTTCAATTTGAAGATGATGCATGGTATAAATAAAATATCAATTTTGATGTTTTTGGTGTGTTTGGTAATAATGGTTGTTCGATGTGCAACTCGTTAA
- a CDS encoding MmcQ/YjbR family DNA-binding protein — protein sequence MNLEVFREYCLAKKGVTEELPFGPDTLVYKVMGKMFALTNFDFERVSLKNIPEKNQELRAEFDAVQPAYHMNKQHWNMVLTNGSVKDTQLREWVDESYDLVIASLTRKTKEELNKL from the coding sequence ATGAACTTAGAAGTTTTTCGTGAATATTGTTTAGCAAAAAAAGGAGTTACCGAGGAGCTTCCTTTTGGTCCAGACACACTTGTTTACAAGGTGATGGGTAAAATGTTTGCTCTTACAAATTTCGATTTTGAACGTGTAAGCCTTAAAAATATTCCCGAAAAAAATCAAGAACTAAGGGCAGAATTTGATGCTGTTCAACCTGCTTATCACATGAACAAACAGCATTGGAATATGGTGTTGACCAACGGGAGTGTAAAAGATACCCAACTTCGCGAATGGGTTGACGAATCTTATGATTTAGTAATTGCTAGTCTTACAAGGAAAACCAAAGAAGAATTAAACAAGCTGTAA
- a CDS encoding tetratricopeptide repeat protein, with the protein MLIGIPFLIYIYLRIRLGNDITPQERDEALFKEGIDLYHNEACAPAFRYFEEKVLNYPKSAVAYLYRGKCHYYFENWEAALIDFEKTLRLDNTIPEAYWLKANCLYMLEDYASALFELKRASRFYLDKNADVLRSIGELEFRGGDFESAEKNLKIASNLGDSQSAILLRTLFIGNIR; encoded by the coding sequence ATGCTTATCGGCATACCGTTTTTGATTTACATTTATCTGAGAATCAGATTAGGGAATGATATTACCCCACAAGAACGTGACGAGGCATTGTTTAAAGAAGGAATAGACCTTTATCATAATGAAGCGTGTGCCCCAGCATTTAGGTATTTCGAAGAGAAAGTTTTAAATTATCCTAAATCTGCAGTTGCTTATCTTTACAGGGGAAAATGTCATTACTACTTCGAAAACTGGGAAGCTGCCTTGATTGATTTTGAAAAAACGCTACGTTTAGACAATACTATTCCTGAAGCCTATTGGCTAAAAGCAAATTGTTTGTATATGTTGGAGGATTATGCCTCAGCACTTTTTGAACTAAAAAGAGCTTCAAGATTTTATTTAGATAAAAATGCTGATGTACTGAGGTCAATCGGAGAACTAGAATTTAGAGGTGGGGATTTTGAAAGTGCAGAAAAAAATCTTAAAATTGCTTCAAATTTGGGTGATAGTCAATCTGCAATTCTTTTAAGAACTTTATTTATAGGAAATATTCGTTAG
- a CDS encoding gamma-glutamylcyclotransferase family protein — MGETEYLFVYGTLLSEYGDNDSHQWVRKYAEFLGKATIEGKMYMVDYYPGIIPCSKGERFCVKGELYKLHEPEQLFSLLDRYEEYNPMDPAHSEYVRKKVNAVLKNDGKTYEAWVYYFNQSVEDLEFMPKGDFLNEYHK, encoded by the coding sequence ATGGGAGAAACTGAGTATCTTTTTGTGTACGGAACACTTTTAAGTGAATATGGCGATAATGATTCGCATCAATGGGTTAGAAAATATGCAGAGTTTTTAGGCAAAGCAACCATTGAAGGAAAAATGTATATGGTAGATTACTATCCAGGTATTATTCCTTGCTCAAAAGGTGAAAGGTTTTGCGTAAAAGGCGAACTCTATAAACTACACGAACCCGAACAATTATTTAGCCTTCTAGACCGCTACGAAGAGTACAATCCTATGGACCCTGCTCACTCGGAGTACGTACGTAAAAAAGTGAATGCCGTTTTAAAAAACGATGGAAAAACTTACGAGGCTTGGGTTTATTATTTTAATCAATCAGTTGAAGATTTAGAGTTTATGCCCAAAGGTGATTTTCTCAATGAATATCATAAATAA
- a CDS encoding DUF5686 and carboxypeptidase-like regulatory domain-containing protein, whose translation MKKLYILLFLTFSQLALAQKVYIIKGKVSDQVTHDPIPFASINIKNTSLGKNTDFEGNFEFKLGTIPSDSLFISCLGYFSKSVFISRDSLVQTIDIQLRPSEILLQEVKVYAGENPAHRIIRKAVTAKSENNYKKIDGFDYESYNKIEVDFNKISEKLRQRRITQKVNKAIEEIGTLTDDEGKVLLPSFISESVSHYYFRNNPRLSKEIIKKTNIKGIGVTDGSLTSQLIGSTFQQYNFYVNQVNVLDKNFASPIADDWKLIYDYYLADSSYFGENFCYKIDFTPKRKQDLAFAGSIWVEKETWAIAQIDATITKDANLNFIERIKIQQELEPFGKVWFPVKNRILVDVNEVTKGSAGLLLKFTNYNEDIVINQVKDVKFFDGGIEIAPDYRENDNNFWQKVRPEPFTEKEQMAYAMIDTIKNVPVVKRYTNLALLLSSGYKKIYTGIELGPLVYTGAYNNVEGVRMRLGLRTNFEFSRKWVLQGYLAYGTKDEAWKMGGEVTRIISRKPWTTVSLKYSNDIEQVGLRQEDLGLGSIFMAYMKFGTLMRPFYETERKMEFQREVAKGIFTAFTFRTRSFDPLYNFSYREKPSLGDASPLITRYNTSEFVSEITFARDELAIVNDNERLSFGTVKSPTITLRYALGAKNLFNSDFNFHKFLFKYSHTLNAGYFGKTYYKAEAGLILGTLPYPLLKSHLGNESIFIVSNSFNLMNNFEFVSDKYISLRYNHDFEGLLFNRFPLIKKWKWRTFTTGKFLYGGLSEENKQMNPLTNEKPFSSLSSKPYVELGYGVSNIFKVLRIEAMHRLTYQDIPNVNKFGVKISMEITL comes from the coding sequence ATGAAAAAACTTTATATTCTACTATTTTTAACATTCTCCCAACTTGCCCTTGCTCAAAAAGTATATATTATAAAAGGTAAAGTTTCAGACCAAGTCACGCATGACCCAATACCTTTTGCTTCAATAAATATTAAGAATACTTCACTTGGAAAGAATACTGATTTTGAAGGAAATTTTGAGTTCAAATTAGGTACAATTCCTTCAGATTCACTTTTCATTTCTTGTTTAGGTTATTTCTCTAAATCGGTTTTTATTTCAAGAGATTCCTTAGTACAAACTATTGATATTCAACTTAGACCTTCCGAAATTCTCTTACAAGAAGTAAAAGTTTACGCTGGTGAAAACCCTGCACATCGCATCATTAGAAAAGCAGTTACTGCAAAGTCTGAAAATAATTATAAGAAAATTGATGGCTTTGATTATGAAAGTTATAATAAGATTGAGGTAGATTTTAATAAAATTAGCGAAAAATTACGTCAACGTAGAATCACTCAAAAAGTAAATAAAGCCATTGAAGAAATCGGCACTTTGACTGACGATGAAGGCAAAGTACTCCTACCTTCATTTATTTCTGAATCAGTTTCTCATTACTACTTCCGAAATAACCCAAGACTTTCAAAAGAAATTATTAAAAAGACAAATATCAAGGGAATTGGAGTAACAGATGGAAGTCTTACTTCGCAGTTAATTGGTTCAACTTTTCAGCAGTATAATTTTTATGTCAATCAAGTGAATGTACTTGATAAGAACTTTGCTTCACCAATTGCCGATGATTGGAAACTTATTTATGACTATTATTTAGCTGATAGCTCTTATTTTGGAGAAAATTTTTGCTATAAAATTGATTTTACACCTAAACGTAAGCAAGATTTAGCTTTTGCTGGTTCTATTTGGGTTGAAAAAGAGACTTGGGCAATTGCTCAAATTGATGCCACTATTACGAAAGATGCCAACTTAAACTTTATTGAAAGAATTAAAATTCAACAAGAATTAGAACCTTTTGGGAAAGTTTGGTTTCCAGTAAAAAATAGAATTTTGGTTGATGTCAATGAAGTAACTAAGGGTTCGGCTGGTTTGCTATTGAAGTTTACCAATTATAATGAAGACATAGTAATCAATCAGGTAAAAGATGTGAAATTTTTTGACGGTGGTATAGAAATTGCCCCTGATTATCGAGAAAATGATAATAATTTTTGGCAGAAAGTTCGACCAGAGCCATTCACAGAAAAAGAACAAATGGCTTATGCAATGATTGATACCATTAAGAATGTTCCTGTGGTAAAACGTTATACCAATTTAGCATTGTTACTTTCAAGTGGTTATAAAAAGATTTATACTGGAATTGAACTAGGTCCTTTAGTCTATACAGGAGCATACAATAATGTTGAAGGTGTAAGAATGAGGCTAGGATTGAGGACAAATTTTGAGTTTAGTAGAAAATGGGTTTTACAGGGATATTTAGCATACGGCACTAAGGATGAAGCATGGAAAATGGGTGGCGAAGTAACAAGAATTATTTCTCGAAAGCCATGGACAACCGTAAGCTTAAAATATTCTAACGACATTGAACAAGTAGGGCTTCGTCAAGAAGATTTGGGTTTGGGCTCCATCTTCATGGCCTACATGAAATTTGGTACATTAATGAGGCCTTTTTATGAAACTGAAAGAAAAATGGAGTTTCAAAGAGAAGTTGCCAAAGGAATTTTTACTGCTTTTACATTCAGAACTCGAAGTTTTGATCCACTTTATAATTTTTCGTATAGAGAAAAACCGAGCTTAGGAGATGCTTCGCCATTAATTACAAGATACAATACTTCTGAGTTTGTCTCTGAAATTACATTTGCAAGAGATGAATTGGCAATCGTAAATGATAATGAACGTTTAAGTTTTGGAACTGTTAAATCTCCAACTATTACTTTAAGGTATGCTCTGGGTGCAAAAAACCTATTCAACAGTGATTTCAATTTCCATAAATTCTTATTCAAATATAGTCATACATTAAATGCAGGCTATTTTGGAAAGACTTATTATAAGGCAGAAGCTGGCTTAATTTTAGGTACTTTACCTTATCCTCTATTAAAAAGTCATCTAGGAAATGAAAGTATTTTTATAGTAAGTAACTCTTTCAACTTGATGAATAATTTTGAATTTGTGAGTGATAAATACATATCCTTAAGATATAATCATGATTTTGAGGGTTTACTATTTAATCGTTTTCCATTAATTAAAAAATGGAAATGGCGAACATTTACAACGGGTAAGTTTCTTTATGGAGGTTTGTCTGAAGAAAATAAACAAATGAATCCATTAACAAATGAAAAACCTTTCAGTAGCCTTAGCTCAAAACCATACGTTGAACTTGGTTATGGTGTAAGCAATATTTTTAAAGTTTTGAGAATTGAAGCAATGCACCGCCTCACTTATCAAGATATTCCTAATGTAAATAAATTTGGCGTAAAAATATCAATGGAAATTACTTTGTAG
- a CDS encoding sialate O-acetylesterase produces MIIHQYLKHQVKSFIPRFVLGVFLYLACFIANAQVAVVFDEFPKDDQLFQRNDLNIASVNIKGRIFTEKVNAVSLVVQKNNKLYAYQKQKLQFKNQSTEFQLTTNIRAELSEYTFSVYSHQNNDSILLKKAIEVVCGENILVYGQSNALANDSEEIKRFKDEFQYGRSSFANYNSSEFQWVISRPWNHWSAGLLGLQIQRQLIEKYQVPIAIINGSEGNKSIDELSLRDEKQHDNTETIYGRLLKRAKWAEIDKKVRIMVWRQGESEALNPNYQNDYGKKFEKFRKQLLEDFPSLRKIYTLQNNVYFGNNTLAGNLREYQRKIHETYSDCEVMSTIGTPTFDGLHYKLEGYAQNGIDISRQLARDFMNNKDSLNINAPNLKYAYFTAKKDSLILEFDKYQTMVFPKDMPKSNENHPSINSRDYFYLDNKSLSIDNGSANGKYIILKLKNPSDGQKISWLPDNYTFEFISVLPGIIPIRNINNIAALSFKDVPISKPEISFVNSLNGAQISKNSILLSWTKIKYYNFYFEIEKAQNTPTNFYRIGSTTESSFSDNYVIEGIKYYYRIKTKRDGETIYSNIIEINTQNNNQFSASTENLIVFPNPVLKNDFLKIIPLFEKAIKEVTIYNERGEIIHHFKENNNYSFLSTSELNPGKYYIRAILEDNTKLIKKFVVQ; encoded by the coding sequence ATGATTATCCATCAATACTTAAAACACCAAGTCAAATCTTTTATCCCAAGATTTGTACTTGGTGTTTTTTTATATTTAGCTTGTTTCATTGCGAATGCTCAAGTAGCTGTAGTTTTTGATGAATTTCCGAAGGACGACCAGTTATTTCAAAGAAATGATTTGAATATTGCATCTGTCAATATTAAAGGCCGCATTTTTACAGAAAAAGTAAATGCCGTTTCACTTGTTGTACAAAAGAACAATAAACTGTATGCCTACCAAAAGCAAAAACTTCAATTTAAAAATCAATCGACTGAATTTCAATTAACAACAAATATAAGAGCCGAACTTTCGGAGTACACATTTAGTGTTTATTCACATCAAAACAATGACTCTATTCTACTAAAAAAGGCTATCGAGGTAGTTTGTGGTGAAAATATATTAGTTTATGGTCAATCGAATGCTTTAGCAAATGATAGTGAGGAAATTAAACGTTTCAAAGACGAGTTTCAATATGGTAGAAGTTCCTTTGCTAATTATAATTCTTCTGAATTTCAATGGGTAATTTCTCGCCCTTGGAATCATTGGAGTGCAGGGCTTTTAGGACTACAAATACAAAGACAATTGATTGAAAAATATCAAGTTCCCATTGCAATCATTAATGGTTCGGAAGGTAATAAAAGCATCGATGAACTTAGTCTGAGAGATGAAAAACAACATGATAACACCGAAACAATTTATGGAAGGTTATTGAAACGAGCAAAATGGGCTGAAATTGATAAAAAGGTGAGAATTATGGTATGGAGACAAGGCGAAAGTGAAGCTCTCAACCCTAATTATCAAAACGATTATGGAAAAAAGTTTGAAAAATTCAGAAAGCAGCTACTTGAAGACTTTCCTTCACTCAGAAAAATTTACACACTACAAAACAATGTTTATTTTGGAAACAACACACTCGCGGGTAATTTAAGAGAATATCAAAGAAAAATACACGAAACGTATTCAGATTGTGAGGTAATGTCAACCATTGGAACGCCTACATTTGATGGTCTTCACTACAAACTAGAAGGTTATGCTCAAAATGGCATTGATATTTCAAGGCAATTAGCAAGAGACTTTATGAATAATAAAGACTCTTTGAATATTAATGCACCAAACTTAAAGTATGCTTATTTTACTGCAAAAAAAGATAGTTTAATTTTAGAATTTGACAAATATCAAACCATGGTATTTCCGAAGGATATGCCCAAAAGCAATGAAAATCACCCATCTATAAATTCTAGAGACTATTTTTACTTAGATAATAAAAGTTTAAGTATTGACAATGGTTCTGCAAATGGGAAGTATATCATCTTAAAATTAAAAAATCCTTCGGATGGACAAAAAATAAGTTGGTTGCCTGATAATTATACATTTGAATTTATTTCTGTTCTACCAGGCATCATTCCTATTAGGAATATTAATAATATTGCAGCTTTATCATTCAAAGATGTACCAATTAGTAAACCTGAAATTTCCTTTGTTAATAGTCTCAATGGAGCTCAAATTTCTAAGAACTCAATTTTACTTAGTTGGACGAAAATAAAGTATTATAATTTTTATTTCGAAATTGAAAAGGCTCAAAATACCCCTACTAACTTCTACAGAATTGGTTCTACCACTGAAAGTTCGTTTTCAGATAACTATGTCATTGAAGGAATAAAATATTATTATAGAATAAAAACAAAAAGAGATGGTGAAACTATTTACAGCAATATCATAGAAATTAATACCCAAAATAATAATCAATTTTCTGCAAGCACTGAGAATTTAATAGTTTTTCCTAATCCGGTTTTAAAAAATGATTTTCTGAAAATTATACCATTATTTGAAAAAGCGATTAAAGAAGTGACTATTTACAACGAACGAGGTGAAATTATTCATCACTTCAAGGAAAATAACAATTATTCCTTTTTATCAACAAGTGAATTGAATCCCGGAAAATATTATATTAGGGCAATTTTAGAGGATAATACAAAATTAATTAAGAAATTTGTGGTTCAATAA